The stretch of DNA gtctcccgtacacattagatatttggatgacagtcgggggtctcccgtacacattagatatttggatgacagtcgggggtctcccgtacacattagatatttggatgacagtcagGGGTCTCTCGTACACATTAAatatttggatgacagtcgggggtctcccgtacatattagatatttggatgacagtcgggggtctcccgtacacattagatatttggatgacagtcgggggtctcccgtacacattagatatttggatgacagtcgggggtctcccgtacacattagatatttggatgacagtcgggggtctcccgtacacattagatatttggatgacagtcaggggtctcccatacacattagatatttggatgacagtcgggggtctcccatacacattagatattcagatgacagtcgggggtctcccgtacacattagatatttggatgacagtcaggggtctcccatacacattagatatttggatgacagtcgggggtctcccatacacattagatattcaGATGACAGTCGGGAGGCCCCCATACTCATAAGATATTCGGCTAACTTTTATCTAATGCGTATGAGGTCAGATAGGTAGCGCACAGATGAGGTCAGATAGGTAGCGCACAGATGAGCGTATGAAACATTCATctgcaaaaaaatttacaaattttattaaaaaaaagtcttcATCTATAAAGTGTCCTTTTGTtggtttttcatgttttttccaTGTCTTTTTTTCAGACATTCTTTTTTTTGTacattaaaaatgaaaaaagacgCAATTTTTTCTTCTATAAATTCTTTGCAATGAACCTGTTAAAATCAAATGATTGATGGTGTCTGTcggtgcatttttttttgtttgtttgttttttattaaacgCACCCATTGAATCCAGTAGCTGAGTCTCTTCCAAAAAGTGAATGAGACTAGTAcgtactgttttttttgttgttgttgttttttttttttttgtacttggaCTGCACATTTATCAAAAATACGCTCGTGTTAGCCTCACAGGTCAAAGCAGAAAGTAGAGGGCAATGTTCCCAACCGATCCAAATATGTCATCATAACCGTCAGCTAAAAGACCCTTATGGAACCCCTACTTTATTGTCCAAACgtcatgtactttttttttttggttcttttTAGACTACAGTAAGCTGCAGGGAAACATCATGGACTCCCCCTCTCCTCCAGTTGGTGTATGTCTTGATATGTGCCCAGAAAGAGAGAGGCAAGAACGAGAAAGCCAAGGACGTCTGCATCAGTATGAAATACAGAGATCCCAGCGGGCAGGTAAAGATCCGAGAGGAAGAGGTCGTCCTACTGCTGATCCAGAAAAGACTGTCAAGGAGTATAGCCGCCCTGCAGCAGGCAAAGAACTGTCCTGTCCTATGGACCTACGACCACCTGCAACCTTAGCCAAAACTGTTCAGTATCTCTTGATGGGTGTTTGCTCAAGTGTCAACTTTAGGGATTTGTCATCTTTGGCCAAGGCTTACACTTTTGTGTTTGATCGCCTGCGTGCTGTGAGGCAGGACCTCATAGTGCAGAGAATTAGGGGGCCTGAAGGGGCTCTTGTGCTAGAAGGAAGCCTTGGATTTTTGCTTTGTGCCCCCTACTTGGTGACGGACCTGCCTCTAGCAGACTATGATGAAGTGCTACACTCTACACAGGTTCGGGAAAGCTTTGCAGAACTGATCGAATGTTACAAAGGTAGTGGAGAATTTCCCAGGCAAGCTGAATTCCAGTCTCTTCTCCTTCTTTATAATTTAggtaagaggtttttttttttatttctgactTTAGATTTTGTGATGCAGGAGAGATTCTTCAAGATTACAGGTAGGTTATACAAGAGTGGCCAAGTAGTAAATCACTGGTCATCTACTCAAAAGTGAAAAGTAGATTGCTCCGCTACCACGTACCTTTGTTCCCCGCCTGAATGGACCAGCAATGAGTCTGCTCAACCGctgttccattcattgtctatggtactGCTGAAGATAACGGAGTGCAGAGTTCCGTTTTCTCCGGCAGTCCCACACAGAATGAATGGAACTGCAGTCCAACAGAAGGGCCTTGTTCTGGTGATCGGTGTCTCTTTAGTCAGCCATTTCAGGCAGTCCCATAGTGAATGAATGGAGTGACACACTGCCGCTCCATTCAGAGGGGGTAACGAAAAAAAGGCCCGTTCCGGTGATTGGTGCGTGTCTAACCCATGTCAATCACGAGAACTGCTAAATAAAGCTGTAACTTAGTTGTTTGcacaaaaagtcatatagcaaaacaTTTTTTAGTGCATAAAACATCCCAGTCACATTCGCTATACCCAGTTACCaagatattattgttttttttaatttcattgtaAAGAGGTCAACTTAGATTTGTGTTCACGCAGAGCGAGATGCCAGAGCGCTCATCTGACAGATTTTTTGCTGAACTGGATGGAGCAGTTTGCAATGTATCAGAGTGCATGCAGGCTATAGAAGACAAATTGCTGAATGGTTTTTAATCAAACATAATTAGAAAAAATATTTTGGGCCAaaaatatatgcttttctgtaaacaaaaaaaaaaaattccctctaCGTTTTTTGAGCCTTGACGTGAATATAACAAATTAAATAGatcttttttttaatcagatattttttattttaaagtttTCAGAACATAACAGAATTTTCTCCAACATACCCCACAATCTTTCCCCCATTCCCAACCGCTCCCTATGAAATTGATCTTAATGTGGGGGAAAGTTCTTTTTATTTGTCTTTGTTTTGGAGGctctggatctggataagttggaaacttgggctgaaaggtggcagatgaggtttaacaatgataaatgtaaggttatacacatgggaagaaggaatcaatatcaccattacacactgaacgggaaaccactgggtaaatctgacagggagaaggacttggggatcctagttaatgataaacttacctggagcagccagtgccaggcagcagctgccaaggcaaacaggatcatggggttcattaaaagaggtctggatacacatgatgagagcattatactgcctctgtacaaatccctagttagaccgcacatggagtactgtgtccagttttgggcaccggtgctcaggaaggatataatggaactgagggcgtggcctgagagtccatgtgagcggacgtgcggctgtgagctcccgccgctgtacattctaaaatcctgcagagccgctgctgtttggtccctgcggggggcttaccggctgcggggagacttggagggtccggcggtgctgagcggtggtgctggagccggcgaacatgaccaggagacggcagaaggacgcgggagccggggatgcaggcgcaatccaagatggcgccgacatgagggagaaggcagacaaggagaacgccgcatgtagaaagcgcatggaggtagcggcaaagctccagcagtatgcgagagcggaggccgcagaggagggagccggagctgataccgaagaggaggaggaggaggagagcccagcaggagaacatgaggtacaacaggggagaaaggagagtaaaatggcggtggcagaagggggacccgaggaaatggcgccagaagctgagcctaccctaagagacgtttttgcgctagtctcttcatgtaaacagtctctgaccttacagatacaggaggttaagggagacacagcccagataaacgcagccatgcagaagattgacaaacgtgtgggggaggtagaggagacagttagcactgcagaagaccatatagtgcagctgcaaaaagcagagaaaaagttcactcaagcaattgctgaattggctgcgaaaaatgaggaccttgagaacaggtccagaagaaacaaaatttgcatagtgggcatccctgaaaaagctgaagggaggaat from Ranitomeya imitator isolate aRanImi1 chromosome 9, aRanImi1.pri, whole genome shotgun sequence encodes:
- the SAC3D1 gene encoding SAC3 domain-containing protein 1 isoform X2, with translation MDSPSPPVGVCLDMCPERERQERESQGRLHQYEIQRSQRAGKDPRGRGRPTADPEKTVKEYSRPAAGKELSCPMDLRPPATLAKTVQYLLMGVCSSVNFRDLSSLAKAYTFVFDRLRAVRQDLIVQRIRGPEGALVLEGSLGFLLCAPYLVTDLPLADYDEVLHSTQVRESFAELIECYKGSGEFPRQAEFQSLLLLYNLGSMDTIHRALQLPCALRQSPHVQLAISINNAYLENNWVRLFRLVNQLNCLQACAFYRHLPGSRHKALCALIHGYSSRNCRFPLNLLTRLIALDSPSLASEMCVKRGQTVTAGERPSVLFLKTALNDVKPERPGREINLVEKKKGEASWAEVMIGEERVIKDGAQSHQTS
- the SAC3D1 gene encoding SAC3 domain-containing protein 1 isoform X1, with translation MDSPSPPVGVCLDMCPERERQERESQGRLHQYEIQRSQRAGKDPRGRGRPTADPEKTVKEYSRPAAGKELSCPMDLRPPATLAKTVQYLLMGVCSSVNFRDLSSLAKAYTFVFDRLRAVRQDLIVQRIRGPEGALVLEGSLGFLLCAPYLVTDLPLADYDEVLHSTQVRESFAELIECYKGSGEFPRQAEFQSLLLLYNLGKRFFFLFLTLDFVMQERFFKITGSMDTIHRALQLPCALRQSPHVQLAISINNAYLENNWVRLFRLVNQLNCLQACAFYRHLPGSRHKALCALIHGYSSRNCRFPLNLLTRLIALDSPSLASEMCVKRGQTVTAGERPSVLFLKTALNDVKPERPGREINLVEKKKGEASWAEVMIGEERVIKDGAQSHQTS